The stretch of DNA tcctttgtagataacactctacttttctctcactgcttttaagattctctctatctttaacctttcatattttaattatgatgtgtcttggtgtagtcctttttgcatccatcttgtttgggacttgtatgtgtatttccttcaccaaattaggaaaattttcttccattattttttcaaataagttttcaatttattgctcttcctcttcttgttctagcatccctatgatttggatctTGGAacgtttggagatgtcccagagtcttcttatactatccttgttttttgaattcttgtttcttcattctgttctgggtgaatgtttatttcttccttgtgttccaaatcattgatctgaatcccagcttcctttccttcactgttgattccctgtggattgttctttatttcacttattgtaatttcttcccttatgttgttgccatactcagtgagctctttgagcatcctaataaccactgttttgaactctgcatctgataggttgactatctcattttgtttagttctttttctgggattttgttgtcttctttcatttgggccatatttctttgtctcctcagtttgacAGCCTCGCTGtgattgtttctgtgtgttaggtagagctgctttgactccctgtcttagtgcacctgttaagttgtatggggtggagccttaggtattggccaaggtggggcaacccactccacaggctttgtggctctgtgtgggtgaggccctggagaggggacaatgtagctgcctggcttctggaggcttgCCTAGAACTCACTTCATTTCCAGTCATTTgacccacttcctgtatgcaactggcacccttccaactattgccctggtggtgaatggCAGAGTGGCTGGGTTTACATACATTCTAAGTCCATGTGGGCCcttttaaatggactctcctgagaaaccagcagtttcttccactgacccaacccccactggtttttacagacagaagttctGGAGCTTTATCTTTCCGACACTGGAATCCTAGGATTTGCAGTCGAGCCTGGGGCGGGTATCattcactcccaaggtatcccttccTATTCCtatctgccacacatggatgtgggaccacccatccCACTGTGCCCACTGCTTCTCCACACCATGCCATGTCTCCTCACTTCTCCACTCCAACTCCACGTCTCTgccctcctacctatctggatgaatgtggcttctttaaatccctcattgtcagacttccatacaattcaattttctagcagttctgggtgttaacttgttttgaggttagttgtaattcttcttgtggttgtgcgaggaggtgaagcatgtctacctatgcctccaccttgactggaagtctgttatagcacttttaaaaagcatagtgTTTGGTTGAATTTCAACTCTGGCTAAAAGTCTTCCATTGTCTCCTGGTTACTTCTGTTTGGAGATCTCTTCACTTAAGTACTGGCAAAAGTAATAATTTTCCCATTCATAGAAAAGGGGTCTAATATTTATGCATTGGTCTTTATTATGATCCCAAATGAGTGTGTTCAACATGCCCATGAACACTTATTTTGTAGCTAAGcaacttgtttgttttctttttcttgtccttttatCCCCATGCATTATCAACTTTTAGTAGAAAGATTATGACAGTGCCTACCcacttcttttcatcttctttgtaGGACTGTTTTCAGAATTCAGTGAGTTGATACACATACAGTACTAGAACATTGTTAACACAATGAATGACAGCCATTAGTAGTAGCAGTGTTTTCCTTGAGGCTGCAGACCTCATAAGTGGCCACATGAGGGCAACTCTTAGAAAGCACCTGATAGTTGACCAGTCTTTGGTGCAAATAGGTAATACCAGGGTGTTGGGGGTGCGTAGGAGCCACAGCACACATAATGGTGAAGCATCAGGATGGCATAATCTGGTGCCCATGGTGCTGCCAATGTGGAACTACCTGAGATCATGGCAACCAAAGTAGAATGGGTAGGTGAAAGTATCAGGGCAGTGGCAGTTGGTAaggaaatatttcaatattttaacaacCCATATGATTATACTTGTGTGAACTAGCTAAATATCAGCCCTGAGCTGAGTAATTCTTTAAGCATATAGCTTTTTTGAAGTTATCATGTGCGTATGAATTCTAAATATATCATGCCAATAAGATGGGAAAGATGGGAAAATTGAAGATGAGATGAGTGGGTTCTCTTTAGAAGGTCATGGGGTGTTTACAGGGACATAgaatgtctattttaactctttaaatataaaagcgATTATGCAGATTTGATTGAGCGtcatttctgagttttaaaaCTAATCAGGGTTCTTAGTGTCACATGGCATATACAGCTCAGGTGCTTGGAAGACGGAGCTGCATGGGCCACTGTGTGCCTTCTGAGATGCTATGGAATCAAAAGGTAATTAACTGAACAAGAGTGATTTATCTTTCTTCTCTCAACAGTGCAATATTGtcctcctattttttaaatgagcactTGAACATTCATGGGAAAATAGGCTGCATATTAAGTATGTTGGGGTCAACTGTGATGGTTATTCATGCCCCACAAGAAGAGGAAGTTGCTTCTTTGcatgaaatggaaatgaaattgaGAGACCCAGGTCAGTGATTCAATCAAAATAAATACTCCAATTCTGCTCCACTTTCTCTCTTCATCAAATGAATTGTAATAATATTGCAGTTGGCTTCCTACAAGCCGAGTCATGAGTTGTGACTGAGGTTTCCCCGAGTATTACAAGTCTTCTGAAATGGTGGCACAGCTTACTTTTGTGTCCATGTGTGCCCTCTACATAATgagaggaagaggtggggagagaagaggcaaAAGACTTATGCTCCAACCCAAATTTGGCCACTCTCTCCCTCTGAACATAAAAAATCAATCAGACAATATCTGCCATACTACATAGTGTTCTCTGTGAGATTCAAATGATATTTTGGGAGAAGTCCTCTTTAAAATATCAAGAGCTGTGCAGTAAAgtattgttgctttttaaaaatgtaatctcaCTTCTCTATCTAAAACACCTGTTCTTCTAAACTCATGATTAATAAGATATCACAAAGACATGATCCTCTGAGCATTTTCTGAagtccaattctttttttaatttttaatttatttccagagaaaggggaagggagggagaaagagagggagagaaacatcaatgtgtggttgccccttgtatgcaccatactggggacctggcctgcaacccaggcatgcgcactgactgggaatcagaccagcaaccctttggttctcgggctggcactcagtccactgagccacaccagccagggctgaagtctaATTCTGCTCTCTTCCTAACAGGgttcatttcttttgctgtgatcATTACTGTGGTTGCCTTGGTGCTGATTTTGTTCgtggcccccaagaaaggacagACCAACATCCTGGTCTACATTTCAATCTGTTCATTGATTGGagcattttcagtttcttctgtcAAGGGCCTGGGAATTGCCATTAAGGAACTGCTGGAATGGAAGCCAGTTTACAAGCATCCCCTGGTCTTTGTTTTGCTGGCTGTCCTTGTGCTTTCAGTGACAACACAGATTAACTATCTCAACAAGGCACTGGACACTTTCAATACATCTCTCGTGACTCCCATTTACTATGTGTTCTTTACGTCCATGGTAGTAACTTGCTCCGCCATCTTATTCCAAGAATGGTACGGCATGAAGGCTGGGGATATCATCGGGACCCTGAGTGGGTTTTTCACCATTATCAATGGCATCTTCCTTCTGCACGCTTTTAAAAACACCCACATTACCTGGAGTGACCTGACGTCCACTACTCAGAAAGAAGTGCTCACTCTGAGTGGCAATGAAG from Phyllostomus discolor isolate MPI-MPIP mPhyDis1 chromosome 1, mPhyDis1.pri.v3, whole genome shotgun sequence encodes:
- the NIPAL1 gene encoding magnesium transporter NIPA3 isoform X3; protein product: MKLLGYVLSLVCPNSSQAWCEITNVSQLLAAPVLYRDLNSNLSISANVENKYSLYVGLVLAVSSSIFIGSSFILKKKGLLQLANKGVTRAGQGGHSYLKEWLWWAGLLSMGAGEAANFAAYAFAPATLVTPLGALSVLISAILSSYFLNEHLNIHGKIGCILSMLGSTVMVIHAPQEEEVASLHEMEMKLRDPGFISFAVIITVVALVLILFVAPKKGQTNILVYISICSLIGAFSVSSVKGLGIAIKELLEWKPVYKHPLVFVLLAVLVLSVTTQINYLNKALDTFNTSLVTPIYYVFFTSMVVTCSAILFQEWYGMKAGDIIGTLSGFFTIINGIFLLHAFKNTHITWSDLTSTTQKEVLTLSGNEDKYVLLENIDCSNSGYEDDITLFSRTNE
- the NIPAL1 gene encoding magnesium transporter NIPA3 isoform X1 encodes the protein MGGEVRLPPGEPCREGYVLSLVCPNSSQAWCEITNVSQLLAAPVLYRDLNSNLSISANVENKYSLYVGLVLAVSSSIFIGSSFILKKKGLLQLANKGVTRAGQGGHSYLKEWLWWAGLLSMGAGEAANFAAYAFAPATLVTPLGALSVLISAILSSYFLNEHLNIHGKIGCILSMLGSTVMVIHAPQEEEVASLHEMEMKLRDPGFISFAVIITVVALVLILFVAPKKGQTNILVYISICSLIGAFSVSSVKGLGIAIKELLEWKPVYKHPLVFVLLAVLVLSVTTQINYLNKALDTFNTSLVTPIYYVFFTSMVVTCSAILFQEWYGMKAGDIIGTLSGFFTIINGIFLLHAFKNTHITWSDLTSTTQKEVLTLSGNEDKYVLLENIDCSNSGYEDDITLFSRTNE
- the NIPAL1 gene encoding magnesium transporter NIPA3 isoform X2, which gives rise to MNTYHTALHGYVLSLVCPNSSQAWCEITNVSQLLAAPVLYRDLNSNLSISANVENKYSLYVGLVLAVSSSIFIGSSFILKKKGLLQLANKGVTRAGQGGHSYLKEWLWWAGLLSMGAGEAANFAAYAFAPATLVTPLGALSVLISAILSSYFLNEHLNIHGKIGCILSMLGSTVMVIHAPQEEEVASLHEMEMKLRDPGFISFAVIITVVALVLILFVAPKKGQTNILVYISICSLIGAFSVSSVKGLGIAIKELLEWKPVYKHPLVFVLLAVLVLSVTTQINYLNKALDTFNTSLVTPIYYVFFTSMVVTCSAILFQEWYGMKAGDIIGTLSGFFTIINGIFLLHAFKNTHITWSDLTSTTQKEVLTLSGNEDKYVLLENIDCSNSGYEDDITLFSRTNE